A region of candidate division TA06 bacterium DNA encodes the following proteins:
- a CDS encoding dCMP deaminase family protein, which produces MKERPNKEKYYLSIAREVANRGTCLRRNFGAVIVNNDQIVSTGYTGAPRGAANCIDLGKCYREEANIPRGERYELCRSVHAEMNAVIHASRAVMLGSTLYLAGIDASDGTVVRDTIPCRLCRRVIINAGIETVVALDGDEVVKYDVADWVKREDTDLNKELKA; this is translated from the coding sequence ATGAAAGAACGGCCGAACAAAGAGAAATACTATCTTAGCATTGCGCGCGAAGTCGCAAACAGGGGCACATGCCTTAGACGCAACTTCGGCGCTGTGATTGTGAACAATGATCAGATCGTAAGCACTGGCTATACCGGGGCTCCCAGAGGTGCTGCCAACTGCATAGATCTGGGGAAGTGTTATAGAGAAGAGGCAAACATACCCAGAGGAGAGCGCTACGAGCTGTGCCGCTCAGTCCACGCAGAGATGAACGCTGTGATACATGCGTCCAGAGCCGTGATGCTTGGGTCGACGCTTTACCTGGCCGGAATTGATGCTTCAGACGGAACTGTTGTTCGCGACACCATCCCTTGCAGACTATGCAGGCGGGTCATCATAAACGCAGGGATAGAGACCGTCGTCGCACTTGATGGGGACGAAGTTGTCAAGTACGACGTTGCCGACTGGGTCAAGCGCGAGGACACCGACCTGAACAAAGAACTGAAAGCTTAA
- a CDS encoding acylphosphatase gives MAEARLRVIVTGTVQGVFFRAATESTARQLNLKGWVRNASDGSVEAVFEGSKENAEKMLSWCHHGPPGARVMSVEEIWEEPTGEFDDFTIRYT, from the coding sequence ATGGCAGAGGCTCGTCTTCGCGTCATCGTCACAGGAACAGTTCAAGGGGTCTTCTTCAGGGCGGCCACGGAATCCACGGCAAGACAGCTCAATCTCAAAGGCTGGGTGAGAAACGCCAGCGATGGGAGCGTGGAAGCCGTATTTGAAGGCAGCAAGGAAAATGCGGAAAAGATGCTGTCCTGGTGCCATCACGGACCGCCAGGCGCCAGAGTCATGAGTGTTGAGGAAATCTGGGAAGAACCAACCGGAGAGTTTGACGACTTCACCATCCGCTACACTTAA